In the genome of Chryseobacterium sp. 52, the window ACTTTGGGAAATGGTGACATTAGAAACGTTGTCTGTTTCAGTAAAGGCGAAGTTGGAAGAATATTGCCACGAACTGGATACTGTCCATCCATTAATATTTCCTGTAAAAGTTCCGTTGGTAACTGTATTGGTCGTGGCACATTCTACATTGTCCGGAATACCATCATTATCATCATCAAAATCTGCAATATTTAAAATTCCATCTCCGTCATTATCCTGAGCCTTTACTGAGATAATACTGACTGATGAAATAAGCATTAAAATGATGAGTTTTAAAATAAATAATGTACTTTTTCTAAGCCTGTTTTTTTTTATTGCATGTGAGGATTTGCAAAGTAGATAAGCATATGCTTTATTTTTCATAATAGAGTTTTTTTTCATTCTTTGTTATACTTGATAAAATTGTGTTGCGATTACGAAATGATCTGAAACACATATCGCAATTTGTGCGATTAAATTTCTAAGCTGTTTGAGTAAAACAGTCTTACATATTTAGAGACGTGTTTCTGGATATGAGAAATTATTAGTTGCTGAGATGAAGTTTTTCATTCCTTTTTGTTTCATATAGGTTAGTGTTTAATAATCTGTTCAAAGAAACATTTCCGGATTGGACTATTAGTAATTTTTTATATTAAAAATTGTTATTAAAATCTACTGTTTTACAATAAAATTGTTATCATTTTTAACGCTAAATGATTGTAAAATAGTTTTTTATGTTTTACAAGATATTAGTAGAAAATTATCATGAATAAGTGGAATTATCAATATTCTTTTAACATGTTATTTGAAAGGAATATATTAATCGATAATGGTTTATTAATTATTAAATTTTAATTATTTTTGTTTATTTATGAATATTTAAAATAATAATGAGATAAGAGTTAGATAGTATTTTATACTTATATTACATCAAGTTATGATAAAATATTTTGCGGTCTATGAAATTCTTTTTATACTCAATATTTTCCCTTTTCCTGATTACATGTTCTTCCAAAACAGAGAAGAGCGACAATGATTATTTTTACAGAATAACAGAAGAATTAACCCCTATTTCAAGGGATAGTGTTGAGATTATAAAAATAAAAAACAGAGAATTCGAGAAATTAAAAAAAAACCGGGAAAAGAAATATGCATTAAGCTATGAATATGTAAATCTGTTCCTTTATCAGGATAATGACATCAAGCAAATACCATTTGTATACAGGCTGCTCAATAAGAATAATGATGAATATCCGTTTATTTCTATGACCTCTAACTTCGGTCTGGCCCTTAAATTCGAAAATACATCTCCGAAACTGGCAATGCAATTCATAGATGCAGCCATAAAATATGATGAAAAAATGGAGGAGAGATATTATATAGGACATCTTTACCATGCAAAAGGAAGGTTTTACTATAACAAAAAAGACTATCGCCCGGCTTTAAATTATTTCGGGAAAGCTTTAAAGAGTTTTAAGCAGGATGAGGTGCTTTATATCGCATCAATGCATAATAATTTTGGGCTTACTTACGATAAGATGAATAATATACGGAAGGCGATCTCTGAAACAGAAACAGGAATACGCATTCTGGAAAATAAAAAAAAACTTAGAGATAATGAGTCAGATTTTCTGTACAGTATGAAAGGAATTTTAGGGTATTACTACTTCAAAAACAAGAACTATAAAGAATCTGAAAAGCTATTGCTTCAGGAATTTGAGTACCATAAAGATAAAGACGAAGATGACACGGAAAGGGAAAGTGTCAATTCTGCAAGAAAACTGTCAGATCTGTACTCTGTCACTGATCAGAATGATCAGCGAAAAAAAATCATAGAGTATTTGTTAACAATAGAACCAGGAATAAAGAAAACATATAATAAGATTGTCGCTAATGAAGTAATCCAGAAATATTATACAGATCATCAGGACTTTTTGAAGCTAAAAAATACCTCCGAAAAACTGGTGACCCTGAACCATGTTTTCGATGATGAAAATAGAAAAAGTATCCAGGAGATTACCAATGTATTATACAATCGGCAGATTAAAAATATTAATGACAGGCATGATTATGAAATGAACGCAGAAAAGAGCAAGAATTTTTTGTGGATCATTATTAGTGTTTTAGCCTTCGTTATTTTTATCATCATTTTATTTATGTTGAGAAGCCGTAATGAAAAAGAAAAAATTATTACGGAAAAGCAAAGACAACTCCTGGAAAATAATAAAAAAATCCTTGAACAGGATATAAAATTTCAGGAGGAAAAAATAAAAAATCTGCATCAGAATCTTAATCTTAAAATGGAAACGGAGAAGATGTTCCGGGAAAACCTTATCAAAATAAAAAAATCAAAGAATATAGATGCAGAACAGGTGTTGAAGGATCTGCTTTTAAAAGTTAATAATCTGATGCAGATTGATAAAAGAAACCATCATGAAACCATTAACGAGAGCAGCATTGAAAGCAGTATTTTTTTAAAGAAGCTTGCCGACAGATTTCCTACACTTACCAATAAGGAGCTGAAACTTTGCGTTTACTTCAGGATGAATCTGTCCTCTAAAGAAATTTCTTCTCTGGAAGACAGCACTACAGGGACAATGCGCGTGTATAAGACCAAAATAAAATCTAAGCTGAATCTCAAGAGAGAAGATGATTTAGTCGCCTTTTTGAGTAAATTATAATATTTAATACCTCTGTTGACAATACTACAACGGAAAGGCCGGGAGTCTGAAGCTTTTAAGGGGTCTAAGAGCTCCATATAAAGCATATACAAGTTTCTTGTTGCTCCATGCAAAAAGAGGATATAAACGACATTAATAGCTTACTATTTAGCCGTCTTTCAATGTGGCCCCACTAGGAATCGAACCTGGATCTAAAGTTTAGGAAACTTTTATTCTATCCATTGAACTATGAGGCCTTTGAAAGAAATAAAAATACTGATTAATTTAAATAAAAAAAGACTTTGAACAAGCAAAGTCTTTTAGATGATATAGGATTTAAGGTTTATTCTTTCAATATTTTCAGCGTTTCAAGGCTTTTGTCTTCAAAACGGAGGTTGAGAATATACATTCCCTTGGTATACGTTGAAAAATCAATTTTTGTATCACGGGTCCCTGAATACCTTAAGACCTGGATTTTTCTGCCATCTATACTGTAGATTTCAATTTCTTTAACGGGCTTTACGGTTTTTAAGAAACCTGTATGGGAAACCGGGTTAGGATAAAACCGGAAATCCTGTACAGCATATTCCGAGACGGACAGCTGGTTGGTATTGATTGTTTTGGTGACCGTTTCAGAACATGAATTTTTGGTGACCGTAAGAGAAATGGTATAAGTTCCTGCTGCGGTGTAACTATGATTGGGATTCACAGCTGTAGAAGTTATCCCGTCTCCGAATGTCCATAATACGGTATTGTAATTGGAAGACAGGTTGGCGAAAGAAACATTCTGCCCGTTACCGTTTACAGAAAAGCCGGCATGAAGATGAAAAACATTGGAATTCCACTGTACCGGATTATTAAAGAAAGTACCGTCTGCCAGCTGCTGATAATATTCAGCTTTATTCTGTGTCATCCCGCTGTAGAAAGAAGACGGAAAGATTCTGTCCTGAAATAAGGCGGTGTACACGGAAGCGGCCACAAGATAACTGCCCTGAGGACCGGGATGAATATCATTATAGCTGCTATGAAGAGCAAGATCCTGAGTGGCGGTATAATGGGCTCTCGCAGATTCTCCTGCCGGAATCATCTCGGCCTGCATAAGGGTTGACATTTTCGTGATGGAGTCCTTTATGATTTTCTGAAAATTGAAATAGGTAGCATATTCAGTTTGCGACGGAACACCATATGGAATTTCGTACAGGAAAATTTTAGAGCACGGACTGTATTTTCTGATAGAGTCCCTCAGTTTTCTGCCTCTTTCCGCTGTTACTGAAACAGGATAGGAGTAGCCGGCAGATTCTCCCGTTCCTGGCTGCATAACGACATATTTGTAATTTTTGGACCGTATGGTCTGGTACAAAGCATTGTCATTGACATGATTTACAAATCCGGAACCGCCTACGGTATGAGAGGTAACCTCTACATTTTTTCCTTTCGAAGCCGCCAGATCTTTAAAAAGCAAAGGCATATCATTGAAATAGGTGATGCTGTTGCCGATGAATAAGACTTGATCGGCCTGGGCAGAA includes:
- a CDS encoding PKD domain-containing protein is translated as MNTLIKSILTFILLNLCALLSAQADQVLFIGNSITYFNDMPLLFKDLAASKGKNVEVTSHTVGGSGFVNHVNDNALYQTIRSKNYKYVVMQPGTGESAGYSYPVSVTAERGRKLRDSIRKYSPCSKIFLYEIPYGVPSQTEYATYFNFQKIIKDSITKMSTLMQAEMIPAGESARAHYTATQDLALHSSYNDIHPGPQGSYLVAASVYTALFQDRIFPSSFYSGMTQNKAEYYQQLADGTFFNNPVQWNSNVFHLHAGFSVNGNGQNVSFANLSSNYNTVLWTFGDGITSTAVNPNHSYTAAGTYTISLTVTKNSCSETVTKTINTNQLSVSEYAVQDFRFYPNPVSHTGFLKTVKPVKEIEIYSIDGRKIQVLRYSGTRDTKIDFSTYTKGMYILNLRFEDKSLETLKILKE